A region from the Tachyglossus aculeatus isolate mTacAcu1 chromosome 5, mTacAcu1.pri, whole genome shotgun sequence genome encodes:
- the CIDEA gene encoding cell death activator CIDE-A isoform X1 — MESALESAALLLVRPLTFMGSQTKKVLLSPLMSPPRPFRVSNHDRSSRRGVTASNLKELISKTLDALAITTGLITVVLEEDGTVVDTEEFFQTLRDNTRFMILEKGQKWTLGTNSISTIKRQKKAGIAKVTFDLYKLNPKDFIGCLNVKATIYEMYSISYDIKCARAKTLLRQLLRFLSCVAQATGQFLVYTGTYVLHVLGESEDDRLFLTNKH; from the exons GCCTCTGACCTTCATGGGATCCCAGACCAAGAAAGTGCTGCTCTCGCCCCTCATGAGCCCACCGCGCCCTTTCCGTGTCTCCAACCATGACAGGAGCAGCCGTCGAGGGGTGACTGCAAGCAACCTGAAGGAGCTCATTAGCAAG ACCCTGGATGCCTTAGCGATAACTACTGGactgataactgtggtactggaGGAAGATGGCACAGTGGTGGATACGGAAGAATTCTTTCAGACCCTCAGAGATAATACACGTTTCATGATCTTGGAAAAAGGACAGAAATGGACCCTG GGCACAAACTCCATCTCAACCATAAAACGGCAGAAGAAGGCAGGAATAGCTAAAGTCACATTTGATTTGTACAAGTTGAATCCCAAGGACTTCATCGGGTGCTTAAATGTGAAAGCCACTATTTATGAGATGTATTCCATCTCCTACGACATCAAGTGTGCCAGAGCAAAGACTCTGCTGAG GCAACTGCTTCGGTTCCTGTCCTGTGTGGCTCAAGCAACAGGACAATTCCTTGTCTACACTGGGACTTATGTGCTGCACGTGCTGGGTGAAAGTGAGGATGATCGTCTCTTCTTAACGAACAAACACTAA
- the CIDEA gene encoding cell death activator CIDE-A isoform X2 — MESALESAALLLVRPLTFMGSQTKKVLLSPLMSPPRPFRVSNHDRSSRRGVTASNLKELISKTLDALAITTGLITVVLEEDGTVVDTEEFFQTLRDNTRFMILEKGQKWTLGTNSISTIKRQKKAGIAKVTFDLYKLNPKDFIGCLNVKATIYEMYSISYDIKCARAKTLLRNKIPKMKSSKEVIGNAGNDFGCSRGRRLN, encoded by the exons GCCTCTGACCTTCATGGGATCCCAGACCAAGAAAGTGCTGCTCTCGCCCCTCATGAGCCCACCGCGCCCTTTCCGTGTCTCCAACCATGACAGGAGCAGCCGTCGAGGGGTGACTGCAAGCAACCTGAAGGAGCTCATTAGCAAG ACCCTGGATGCCTTAGCGATAACTACTGGactgataactgtggtactggaGGAAGATGGCACAGTGGTGGATACGGAAGAATTCTTTCAGACCCTCAGAGATAATACACGTTTCATGATCTTGGAAAAAGGACAGAAATGGACCCTG GGCACAAACTCCATCTCAACCATAAAACGGCAGAAGAAGGCAGGAATAGCTAAAGTCACATTTGATTTGTACAAGTTGAATCCCAAGGACTTCATCGGGTGCTTAAATGTGAAAGCCACTATTTATGAGATGTATTCCATCTCCTACGACATCAAGTGTGCCAGAGCAAAGACTCTGCTGAG GAATAAGATCCCAAAAATGAAGTCAAGCAAAGAAGTCATTGGAAATGCTGGAAATGATTTTGGCTGCTCACGAGGAAGAAGACTAAACTGA